In Zerene cesonia ecotype Mississippi chromosome 20, Zerene_cesonia_1.1, whole genome shotgun sequence, the genomic stretch aataaataatttatgagtaCTTAATTAAGGGAAcagtaataccacagatatCCAAATATACCTACGTCAAGTAGAACCATACCGTTCGATAGTTATACAAAGtcacataaatcataaaaaactaGAATAGTTTACGAAACTTATGGCGGATTTAAGAAGCAGAAGGTTTAGCTGGCATGCATCGGCAGATTTAGGAAACTCCCAATTAAGAACCTCctatgacatttaaataacttgtAAAGAGTCTTAGAATAATGAGACTGATGGACACCCATAAGACTAAAAACGGGCGGaaaattgtaacatttacCTAGTGCCTAGTGGCGTAGAATGGGGGGggtaaattgtttgaaatacatataaaagaatTCATTTATGACGTAATTgccttaaatttttataactatatgaCTATACATTACTAATGTTAGGCACGGCTTAAGACTAGCATACAACTTTGTTCTCACAGTAAACTATCAGAGATGagaatatttacttttatgtaCAGCtgctaaaatataacaataattgttaaaatccACCGGATTTTTCTGCTAGCACGTCTATgtgtatgttaaaataaataaaacaaaagtatgtttagatataatagtttttacttataatatcaCCAGGGCATATAGCGACGAACTAATTACTTTGGTATTTTCACTATATAAGCTAAGgcaataagtatttaataaagtccTTTCTTAAGATAATTGctaaaatatacagaaatataCTTCAGATTACCTTACCTAACTGTTAATAACCTATTAAATTGATTGATCAATGGTAAAGTCTATGTATTAATCGTTTGTTACgcataccttttttatttataaaagacttcttaaaaataattaggtattttataaagtattattaaattaagaatattttataacattgaatatatttttgccCACTTAAATGTTCAGCGTATTAagtttaaaacacaattattttctggacttcgatttaatttttccaaTTTGATAGGCAACACTTAAAAGGGTGGAGCAGTCAGTCAGTCTtaggtattaaatataattttaatatggactctgctttgtaattttttttatagctgaaatttttaaaatattagtaggctATTGAAATTTACTGATTGCGCCTCTTAGTCCTTGCTAACATTTGCATGTGTTTTATTGTCACTTTATATGTTTGCGTTTGGTTTATAACGATTTCATCactattacaatattagtatgaaaatgtttgttttaatacgtTTCCTAAATCATCTTCCACAATAATTGTTAACACTTTGCTTTTTGGAGAGAATGTAAAAGGaactaaaaatcttttttcCGGAAGAATATTTGTGAATTCGTATGAATCCAAAACCATTCCATTCGTCTCGTCTCTAACTTCCACAATTCTTATTCCAGCCGTCGATAATatcaacattttgtttttatcaaactTTAGCGATCGTGTTATGGCTTGTCTCTCCCTGCCGTATTCGTTATTAAACCACCTATGGTACGATAGCAGAACTGCACAATTTCGTGTCCAATAAATTGAGTCATTCCCATTGGAGCGGTTGGCATTTCTCTTAGAGTCGGACATTCTGTTAGTTATAGTTGAATAAACACTAGAAGGTCTTGTTATGGGAGTAACATTGGGGCTCCGTCGAACTATATCTGATTTGGacatagaaacaaaatttCCAAGGGTCGTTTTGCTTCGGGGTCCCAATATTCTAAGAGGTTCGGCCACATTCATTGTGACGTTTATATTTCGTTGCAAAGAAACCGTAGAGTGTTGTACGGGTttaccattaaaattattcatattgtcTTTTGTTAATGCTGATCTTTTATCACCGACTAGAAATACACGATCTAAGTTGTCGAATCCTCTGCCCATGATTCCATCTTTCGTATGACCAAGATCAAATGTATGACCCAATTCATGCAAAACAGATCCCAATGTAGTGGCAAAACACCCTCCCCATGTTCCACGATATCCACTGTCGTCCATAAATCTCTTGTTATTGACAGGAGTGGGGTCCAAAAGGTTTGGTATAATGTCTGCAATTGTTAATGGCCATGTGTATAAGCAAGCTGATCCAAACAAAGCTAATCCACCTCCACCCAAAGCCGCATATGCTTCCGTGTAAGATATAATTTCATCATGCGTAAGAGGTTTGTCATTATCGGTGCCTTTAAATCTCGTACAGGATATAAATcctaaaaattttctttcattacTTCCTAAGTCTGATAACATCAGCTCTCTTCCGAAATGAGTCCACAGCTCATCTTGTTTCATTTTTCTcgctttatttacatttaaagagctcttaaaaacaatacattcgGGATTTTTACTGTTTACTTCATGTTCAAGTTGAAATGTTTTGCGGCCTACACCACTTTCGTAAAGCTTTTCGGCCGTAACACtctgtataatttttgcaCCAATAGCAATACGTGAGCAGGCACTCTCAATGGAGTTATCGATTTCAGGTGGACATTGAAAACAACCATCGTGGCCTTGACAGACTATAAAGACTGGTGTAACTCTCAGTTTCGTCCTGCGCGGTTCGTACCTTAAAAcgagattatttttttgtataccgTTAAATTCTAAATCGATGATATTTTCACCTTTCTGAAGATCAATTAACACTTTAAACTCTCGGTTATATACATCCCAGAACGTCTCGATTTTGTTTCCACTGGTCGTTAGAGCACATTTGATTTTTTCGTAATTATTACAAGCGCCATAAGTTATAATACCTTTTAACAAAACTAAAGAATAATTTACGGTTTCACCGTGTTgaaaattagtaataaatatagagttTTGTTCATTTCTGTTTGGTTCATTCGTTCGGTTGTCCATCACctggaaataattttattatttgcatgtaatgttattgaaaatcTGTCGGTATTGTTAAGCCTCAAAGGCTGTAaatctttttacttttataattaggtTAAGcgtataaaatacacacattaCGTTATACAGTTTATCAACATGACCTTCACGTTAAAACATTTGCTTAAACTTTTACACAAGCAAATGAGAGCATGCCGACATTAGAAGTAAAGGTCGTCCCAAATGAATAGTTTCGCACTGAAGCATGACTCACCATGATGCAGTTAGCGTGGAGCGCGCACAACCAGCGCGACGGGTGAACTGCGgtgcgggcggcgcggcgcggtgGCGGAACACAGGCCGGTCGGCCGCGTGCACCGTCGATCCTCTTCACTTCCCTTTTGCCTGAACGTCAGGATAGACACACTGCGCATGCTCGTAGATGCAGACGCACATAACACAATAACGATTGCGACGCTTTGCGATACAGACTTACTGTCTCCACTGCCACGagggaaatttaaaaagtccGATGCAGCAAATAAATCATGAGTCACCGTTTTGAAGTGTCTTTGTTTACTTCAACgctcttattataaaaaagttatctCCGATTTACAGTTTATACAATACTGGACTTCCATAGTTGTAGAACTGAagttaagtttaataaaagataaaatatatcatcttTCGATAAcgagatattttttgttattcgtGAGATATTTCTACCTAGGccaatataacatattttcgttttttcttaaatacgtaatttttactacagataatataatacatacttacgaagattttattcatgaattgctatattctatttatctgtatttgaattaattgatatcggatttattctataaatcaCATTGTTAACATTGCATATTCCTTACTACGAAATTAAAGCGAATATAAATTCACTGAATcagaaaagtaaattaataaaatttttataaattttaagtttccatgcgttttgtgatatttaaatacacaaaaaagcGTAAGTAGCTGTACTTTTCTGTAAGgcgtattattatagtataataaaataactatataatatttatgcttCTATGCTTTATCGTCACGTtttagaaacaataaatatcatcGAAAATAATGATAGGTAGGCtggtatgtattttatttttcttaaaagtgTATTTCAACTTACAGTCATctctaaaaatttatatcacaattttttttttgtataactttatttgattaaattaatgtatgctGACACATGCTATCCTGTTCTATGTATTCTTTACTGCTTTGAGCGCCTTCAAANNNNNNNNNNNNNNNNNNNNNNNNNNNNNNNNNNNNNNNNNNNNNNNNNNNNNNNNNNNNNNNNNNNNNNNNNNNNNNNNNNNNNNNNNNNNNNNNNNNNNNNNNNNNNNNNNNNNNNNNNNNNNNNNNNNNNNNNNNNNNNNNNNNNNNNNNNNNNNNNNNNNNNNNNNNNNNNNNNNNNNNNNNNNNNNNNNNNNNNNNNNNNNNNNNNNNNNNNNNNNNNNNNNNNNNNNNNNNNNNNNNNNNNNNNNNNNNNNNNNNNNNNNNNNNNNNNNNNNNNNNNNNNNNNNNNNNNNNNNNNNNNNNNNNNNNNNNNNNNNNNNNNNNNNNNNNNNNNNNNNNNNNNNNNNNNNNNNNNNNNNNNNNNNNNNNNNNNNNNNNNNNNNNNNNNNNNNNNNNNNNNNNNNNNNNNNNNNNNNNNNNNNNNNNNNNNNNNNNNNNNNNNNNNNNNNNNNNNNNNNNNNNNNNNNNNNNNNNNNNNNNNNNNNNNNNNNNNNNNNNNNNNNNNNNNNNNNNNNNNNNNNNNNNNNNNNNNNNNNNNNNNNNNNNNNNNNNNNNNNNNNNNNNNNNNNNNNNNNNNNNNNNNNNNNNNNNNNNNNNNNNNNNNNNNNNNNNNNNNNNNNNNNNNNNNNNNNNNNNNNNNNNNNNNNNNNNNNNNNNNNNNNNNNNNNNNNNNNNNNNNNNNNNNNNNNNNNNNNNNNNNNNNNNNNNNNNNNNNNNNNNNNNNNNNNNNNNNNNNNNNNNNNNNNNNNNNNNNNNNNNNNNNNNNNNNNNNNNNNNNNNNNNNNNNNNNNNNNNNNNNNNNNNNNNNNNNNNNNNNNNNNNNNNNNNNNNNNNNNNNNNNNNNNNNNNNNNNNNNNNNNNNNNNNNNNNNNNNNNNNNNNNNNNNNNNNNNNNNNNNNNNNNNNNNNNNNNNNNNNNNNNNNNNNNNNNNNNNNNNNNNNNNNNNNNNNNNNNNNNNNNNNNNNNNNNNNNNNNNNNNNNNNNNNNNNNNNNNNNNTTTTATGTTTGATGTGATAAACAGCGTACTCATTGCGAGCGTTAACAAGCATGCAAGCGCTAAATAGTATCGACGAACCGCAAATAGTCCGCGAGAAGTGCGAATCGGTCGCGGGGCTACATTTGACGGCTGCCCGAGAGCGTTGCGAGGTGACGCTTACGTAAACAGCTGACATAACCAAGTCGACGACCGCTCTTGCGCAACCATCGCCGAACCCGCAACCCCACGCACCGCACCTCCTAACCACTCACGGTCCAATCCCCCACCACCATGAAAATTACCTAATTGTAACCAAAATGCGTCAAAAGGACACTGGTTTAACGCCCGCGTTACCACATCGGCAATCATTGGAGCAACAACCTCAGCGAACTCAATTCTAACATTTAACTTGCGTTCATCTCGTTTAACATTTACTATGCAAAACTGCTGTGAATGTGTGACTATCCAATTTGTAAATGCTAGAATTTCGTCATCGCTGTGAGCGACGTAGATATGAACATAAGATGacagtacaaaatataagatgacagtacaaaataaatgcaagGACTATTTgacatgtaattaaaatgaaacagcGAATGCTAAAATATGCGGGCGCTTGCAAATTCTGAGCAGGTTGTAGGAACTTCGACGCCGTATCGGTCGCGAACGCATTTGTGGGTATGCAAGTGACGTATAGGTATGGAACAGTTATCCTTAGTGAACGAAAGTGAAAACTAAATGCGAGTATGGTCATTGACCCTATGCGGGTCGTCGACCGGACCGAACTGCAAAGGCCGTTTGTAAGTAGAGGCCGTGCACATAACATTTACCAATGATGTGGACGCGCCCTGACCAAACGCGCACGCATCGGTAATGCACCCGACATTCCGTTTATTTTATggacagtttttattaataaaagtgaaCGTAATATCCACGCACgaaatttcttctatttattcaaatacaatCGTAAGTGTTGAATCACTCAGTCGTTAATCTACACGCGTAGGTACTATTCTTAgccatcaaataaaaattcagtGAAAGTTACGTAGAGCTATTAGCTAAGTTTTTTTAcgataatgttgttttaatttgcggaaattttctatgtttttcatattctACGTCACTAAAAAAGTTTGAATGTATTAcagaattatgtatattactaataacagcattaattcttttatgaaaattgttacTGAATAACATATTGTGATGTTTGTTGGTCTCGATTGATATTATCATGTCCTTTGCAATACAAActaaatgttatgaatatatttcgtatgtataactacataaaataaatagttattcagTTATTTTCAGTCTAtcagtatatttatatctatgaaTAAACTACTAAaacattcttatataaaacagaCGTAAAAtaaacgcttttattaacataattttataaaaaaaaattgcagaaTAGCATATTTACGCAACAATCATTTTATAGGCTATAAATAAGAAGAAAGTCTGCAATTTTTTGATGGACGAGTAGAAAAATTTGATGCTACGCCAATGTTGCAACTAGGACGCGATTACACAAAACGGGTTTCGACTTTTTGTTCATGAATATGCGGAACAGAGGAGAGAAATTTGGTGAACATAGTAGTACTAAGGAGGACGCGGTGACGAAGCAATATTCGCTGTACATACACGCTTACTGCAACTGTGTGGAGACTGAAGAATGAGTCAAATATGCCACTTTAGACCTTGATCAAACTTATTGCCCTATCAAGTACTTAAACGATACAATGTAAGCATTCTGTATCTAGGTGCCAAtaaatcgttttattatttatagtctaGCCTTACTGGGCAGGTAACTAGAACTTCTTAGATCTATACTTATCTTATATGATTgagaggaaagatttgtatgtatgtttgtgaaGTTTTCGcacagaaactactggaccgatttcaaatattctttcaccTTTAAAGCTGCATTACCACTGAGTGAAGCTGCATTTGTACCATCGAAGCCAGGGTAACTATCACTGAAGTTTTAACTCTAATTACAGCTGTTAggaagtataaaaattatttttaggatAATTAACTATACTGgcttattaaaacattgttcaacacattaaataaatgacaagAATGAAAAGAAGCCCACAATGCGATATCGCAAGTTTCAATAAAAGAATGCATGCAAGGATCAATTACCACGGCCgcttttaacattattttaagcgAATATTTCAATCTTTACAATACTCAACTCGTGTATTGTAAACAGATAGCAATATACACACCGATTCATTAAACGgttttataaagataagatATTCGGCGACATGATTTACACGACATGTCCATAGTTGGGTAAAGAAATGCTCAAATTGCTGATTATATTTTCGAAAGCACACCGAGTCCTTATGTAAGAGTTCAACGTGATACTTCGTGGAGCTGTCGCAGTCCGTTCTGCGGGCCACTTTCCTTCTGACCAAATATTTGCTTAACAATG encodes the following:
- the LOC119835014 gene encoding putative zinc metalloproteinase YIL108W gives rise to the protein MVMDNRTNEPNRNEQNSIFITNFQHGETVNYSLVLLKGIITYGACNNYEKIKCALTTSGNKIETFWDVYNREFKVLIDLQKGENIIDLEFNGIQKNNLVLRYEPRRTKLRVTPVFIVCQGHDGCFQCPPEIDNSIESACSRIAIGAKIIQSVTAEKLYESGVGRKTFQLEHEVNSKNPECIVFKSSLNVNKARKMKQDELWTHFGRELMLSDLGSNERKFLGFISCTRFKGTDNDKPLTHDEIISYTEAYAALGGGGLALFGSACLYTWPLTIADIIPNLLDPTPVNNKRFMDDSGYRGTWGGCFATTLGSVLHELGHTFDLGHTKDGIMGRGFDNLDRVFLVGDKRSALTKDNMNNFNGKPVQHSTVSLQRNINVTMNVAEPLRILGPRSKTTLGNFVSMSKSDIVRRSPNVTPITRPSSVYSTITNRMSDSKRNANRSNGNDSIYWTRNCAVLLSYHRWFNNEYGRERQAITRSLKFDKNKMLILSTAGIRIVEVRDETNGMVLDSYEFTNILPEKRFLVPFTFSPKSKVLTIIVEDDLGNVLKQTFSY